From Streptomyces sp. NBC_00690, a single genomic window includes:
- a CDS encoding ABC transporter permease, which translates to MTRTPHPVRDRVLPPKRPAASRSTAVYALRRCGYFAVVVFSVYTLSFFLLYALPSDPVALMLERRSGGAGGATAEQTEALRAQYGLDQSLLVRYVETLGQLLAGDPGTSFQSGRPVPEILAAVAPNTLALAGGALVIAVPLSVALALATSWRRDSVLHRVLVNVPALIAAVPAFWLGLLLLQLFSFTLGWVPSAGGTGLSGLVLPAVALALPVSASLTAVLVRSLDDVQQAAFVGLLRARGLPWSRVYLAHVARNALLPFMTLAGLTVGGVLVGTVITETVFARAGLGRLLASSVETQDAPVILAIAVLAAVLFAAVNLIVDLLYPVLDPRMRHRGGGARA; encoded by the coding sequence ATGACGCGAACCCCGCACCCGGTCCGAGACCGGGTCCTCCCACCGAAACGGCCGGCCGCGAGCCGATCGACCGCCGTGTACGCCCTGCGCCGCTGCGGCTACTTCGCCGTCGTGGTCTTCTCGGTGTACACGCTGTCGTTCTTCCTTCTCTACGCCCTGCCGAGTGACCCGGTCGCCCTGATGCTGGAGCGCCGGTCCGGGGGTGCGGGGGGAGCCACGGCCGAACAGACCGAGGCTTTGCGTGCACAGTACGGACTCGATCAGTCGCTGCTGGTCCGGTACGTGGAAACACTCGGGCAACTCCTCGCCGGGGATCCGGGCACCTCCTTCCAATCGGGCCGGCCGGTACCGGAGATCCTGGCCGCGGTCGCCCCGAACACGCTCGCCCTGGCCGGCGGTGCGCTCGTCATCGCAGTTCCGCTCTCCGTAGCCCTGGCGCTGGCGACCTCCTGGCGGCGCGACAGCGTCCTCCACCGGGTCCTGGTGAACGTGCCCGCACTGATCGCCGCGGTCCCCGCCTTCTGGCTCGGGCTGCTGCTGCTCCAACTGTTCTCGTTCACCCTGGGCTGGGTGCCGTCGGCGGGCGGGACCGGTCTGTCCGGACTGGTGCTGCCCGCCGTCGCGCTCGCCCTGCCGGTGTCGGCATCGCTGACGGCCGTACTCGTCCGGAGCCTGGACGACGTCCAGCAGGCCGCCTTCGTCGGACTCCTCAGGGCCCGAGGGCTCCCCTGGTCACGCGTCTACCTCGCGCACGTGGCACGCAACGCGCTGCTGCCCTTCATGACGCTGGCCGGACTGACCGTCGGGGGAGTGCTGGTCGGCACGGTGATCACCGAGACGGTCTTCGCACGGGCCGGGCTCGGACGACTCCTCGCCTCGTCCGTCGAGACCCAGGACGCGCCCGTGATCCTGGCCATCGCCGTACTCGCGGCCGTGCTCTTCGCCGCGGTGAACCTCATCGTCGACCTGCTGTATCCCGTCCTCGACCCGAGGATGCGGCACCGGGGCGGGGGAGCGCGCGCATGA
- a CDS encoding ABC transporter permease, which produces MTTTTVPPTRSRSRTRASIPLLSLTVLGLVGAAALLPAVVAPRDPYAQDVSERLRPPSAEHFFGTDELGRDLFSRVIHGTQASLSIALLALAFAFGLSVLIGLTAGYFGGTTDRVLMAGIDVLLALPSLLISLLIVSGLGTGPVNLAVAVGVASVPTLARVTRAEVLRVSAQTFVEAANGYGLARHRILRRHVLPHARGPITALAALELATMVLSVSALSFLGYGTQPPDPEWGNLIAAGRDYFATSWWLTTLPGAVLAGVVLALHRVGRALGASEAGLV; this is translated from the coding sequence ATGACCACGACGACCGTCCCACCCACCCGATCCCGATCCCGGACCCGGGCCTCCATCCCCCTGCTCTCACTGACCGTACTCGGGCTCGTCGGAGCCGCCGCGCTGTTACCGGCGGTCGTAGCTCCCCGGGACCCGTACGCCCAGGACGTCTCAGAGCGGCTGCGCCCGCCGTCAGCCGAGCATTTCTTCGGCACCGATGAACTAGGCCGTGACCTGTTCAGCCGAGTCATCCACGGAACCCAGGCGAGCCTGTCGATCGCCCTGCTCGCGCTGGCGTTCGCGTTCGGCCTCAGCGTCCTCATCGGTCTGACGGCCGGCTACTTCGGCGGCACCACCGACCGCGTGCTGATGGCAGGCATCGATGTACTCCTCGCCCTGCCCTCGCTGTTGATCTCGCTGCTGATCGTCTCCGGCCTCGGCACCGGCCCGGTCAACCTCGCCGTCGCGGTGGGCGTCGCCTCGGTGCCCACCCTGGCCAGGGTCACCCGCGCCGAAGTGCTGCGAGTCAGCGCCCAGACGTTCGTCGAAGCGGCGAACGGATACGGACTCGCCCGCCACCGCATCCTCAGACGCCATGTCCTGCCCCACGCCCGGGGCCCGATCACCGCACTGGCCGCACTGGAGTTGGCCACCATGGTCCTGTCGGTCTCCGCCCTCAGCTTCCTGGGATACGGCACCCAGCCCCCCGACCCTGAGTGGGGCAACCTCATCGCTGCCGGACGGGACTACTTCGCGACCTCCTGGTGGCTGACCACGCTGCCCGGGGCCGTACTCGCAGGTGTCGTGCTCGCACTGCACCGGGTCGGACGCGCGCTCGGCGCCTCGGAAGCGGGGCTGGTATGA
- a CDS encoding aspartate aminotransferase family protein — translation MSTSDVQQQTRDHLWLHFTNHAKLSAGGEVPVITRAEGAYLWDDKGRRILDGLSGLFAVNVGHGRPELAEAAAKQIRELDYFPIWNAVHPRAAELAEALAERAPGDLNRVFFTNSGSESVETAWKLVKQYFKAIGQPGRHKVISRTIAYHGTTHGALSITALPGLRAPFEPLVPSGHKVPTTDIYRGPEHLRDDEEAFGRWAADRIAEAIEFEGPETVAAIFLEPVQNSGAAIPPPPGYFERVREIADRYGVILVADEVITAFGRIGDFFAINRYGITPDIITGAKGITSGYIPAGATIVSDRLFEPFTKTENTFVHGLTFGGHPVAAAVGLENIAIFEREKLNENVRANEDLFRSTLEKLRDLPIVGDVRGAGYFWGVVLVKDQHTREPFTPKERRRLLDELLGPALSEAGLHARLDERGDPAILLAPPAIIGAPEFAFIEQVLRTVLTDAWARF, via the coding sequence TTGTCCACCTCTGATGTCCAACAGCAGACCCGTGACCACCTCTGGTTGCACTTCACCAACCATGCGAAGTTGTCCGCCGGCGGTGAAGTCCCCGTCATCACCCGTGCGGAGGGCGCCTACCTCTGGGACGACAAGGGACGCCGCATCCTGGACGGCCTATCCGGACTGTTCGCCGTGAACGTCGGGCACGGCCGACCGGAGTTGGCGGAAGCAGCCGCCAAACAGATTCGTGAACTCGACTACTTCCCCATCTGGAACGCCGTCCACCCGCGTGCCGCGGAACTCGCCGAGGCCCTCGCGGAACGCGCCCCCGGCGATCTGAACCGGGTCTTCTTCACCAACAGCGGCAGCGAAAGCGTCGAGACCGCCTGGAAGCTGGTCAAGCAGTACTTCAAGGCCATCGGCCAGCCCGGTCGTCACAAGGTGATCAGCCGGACCATCGCCTACCACGGAACCACGCACGGCGCCCTCTCCATCACCGCGCTGCCGGGTCTGCGCGCACCGTTCGAGCCACTGGTACCCAGTGGCCACAAGGTGCCGACCACCGACATCTACCGGGGCCCCGAGCATCTGCGTGACGACGAAGAGGCGTTCGGCCGCTGGGCGGCGGACCGGATCGCCGAGGCGATCGAGTTCGAGGGCCCGGAGACCGTGGCCGCGATATTCCTCGAACCGGTGCAGAACTCGGGAGCGGCGATCCCGCCGCCCCCGGGATACTTCGAGCGGGTCCGGGAGATAGCCGACAGGTACGGGGTCATCCTCGTCGCCGATGAAGTCATCACCGCCTTCGGACGCATCGGCGACTTCTTCGCGATCAATCGCTACGGGATCACCCCCGACATCATCACCGGGGCCAAGGGCATCACCTCCGGATACATTCCGGCCGGGGCGACGATCGTCAGCGACCGCCTGTTCGAGCCGTTCACGAAGACGGAGAACACCTTCGTGCACGGCCTCACCTTCGGCGGTCACCCGGTCGCGGCCGCGGTCGGCCTGGAGAACATCGCGATCTTCGAGCGCGAGAAGCTCAACGAGAACGTCCGCGCCAACGAGGACCTTTTCCGCTCCACCCTGGAGAAGCTCCGCGATCTGCCGATCGTCGGCGACGTCCGCGGCGCCGGGTACTTCTGGGGCGTCGTGCTCGTGAAGGACCAGCACACCAGGGAGCCGTTCACCCCCAAGGAGCGCCGCCGCCTCCTGGACGAGCTGTTGGGTCCGGCGCTCAGCGAGGCCGGATTGCACGCCCGCCTGGACGAGCGGGGGGACCCGGCGATCCTCCTGGCACCGCCGGCCATCATCGGCGCACCGGAGTTCGCGTTCATCGAGCAGGTACTGCGCACCGTTCTCACCGACGCGTGGGCGAGGTTCTGA